Proteins encoded by one window of Sphingomonas ginkgonis:
- a CDS encoding IS6 family transposase: MPRRRVPASPFRYFKTSPEVIRLAVMMYVRYPLSLRNVEDLLHERGIDICHETVRYWWNRFGRLFAADIRRQRVSRMRGFRQWRWHLDEMYVKVNGEMRYLWRAVDHEGEVLESFVTKERDKGAALRFVKKALKRHGSPEAITTDGLRSYKAAMSALGNIAKQDVGRWANNRVENSHLAFRRRERAMLRFRQMKSLQKFASIHANLHNHFNAERHLVSRSDFKLRRSAALAEWQGLVG; encoded by the coding sequence ATGCCTCGCCGACGTGTCCCTGCCAGCCCGTTCCGCTACTTCAAGACCTCGCCCGAGGTGATCCGCCTCGCCGTGATGATGTACGTCCGCTATCCGCTCAGCCTTCGGAACGTCGAGGATCTGCTGCACGAGCGCGGCATCGACATCTGCCATGAGACGGTCCGCTACTGGTGGAACCGCTTTGGCCGGCTGTTCGCCGCCGACATCCGCCGCCAGCGGGTGAGCCGCATGCGGGGCTTTCGCCAGTGGCGCTGGCACCTGGATGAGATGTACGTGAAGGTGAATGGTGAGATGCGCTACCTGTGGCGTGCGGTCGATCACGAGGGCGAGGTGCTCGAGAGCTTTGTCACCAAGGAGCGGGACAAGGGAGCAGCGCTCCGGTTTGTAAAGAAGGCGCTGAAGCGCCACGGCTCGCCCGAGGCGATCACCACCGATGGACTGCGCTCCTACAAGGCCGCCATGAGCGCGCTGGGAAACATCGCCAAGCAGGACGTCGGCCGCTGGGCGAATAACCGGGTGGAGAACAGCCACCTGGCGTTCCGACGACGAGAACGAGCGATGCTCAGGTTTCGGCAGATGAAGAGCTTACAGAAGTTCGCTTCCATCCACGCCAACCTTCACAACCACTTCAACGCCGAACGTCACCTCGTCAGCCGATCCGATTTCAAGCTTCGCCGCTCGGCCGCCCTGGCCGAGTGGCAGGGGCTTGTGGGGTAG
- a CDS encoding chemotaxis protein CheB, protein MANSDKASGKPTPGGSRASASKAAPSDQPSANDPAAGHGGGFPVVGIGMSAGGLEVATAFFRAMPADSGMAFVLVQHLDPTRNSMLADLLGRETTMPVVQVEDGMPVEPNRVHVIAPAKTLLIQGGVLHLVEPEEPRGHRHPIDRFFTSLAEDQKQKAIAIILSGAGSNGTAGLQDIKQAGGMAIAQDPETARFDSMPRHAIASDAIDYVLAPERMPEALISYIHHSHIANRSPDAIGDGSSTDLPDVLAFLQVATGHDFRQYKRNTLARRISRRMSLARMEKLDDYLTFLRADPGEVVALGKDLMINVTALFRDTDAWAALDENVIKPLVDKAEHNAILRVWVPACSTGEEAYTIAMLLSERVEASKKGLGVKIFATDAGDYNLNAARKALFPASMVESLSAERLARFFDKGADDTYRIKPAIRETVLFAPQNLLQDPPYSKMDLVSCRNLLIYLEPKAQEQVLALAHFALRKGGYLFLGSAETIGERDYLFQPISKRWRIYRRIGPARSAAIDFANWPKRADLIATPVPPPKLADIATASLLSNFAPASVLVDRNYRVLHFHGNTDEFLAQPSGAPTLDLLALAREGLRLTIRSAVRQALESRETAVLRGNIKRGRKTGSVRVTANRVVNGKDAGELVLVSFAFDNDADVPAVTDHADMPPRAAAPERDMEEELRAAREEMRGTVEQLETTNEELTAANEEITSVNEELQATNEELESSKEELQSLNEELDTVNSQLERKVIELEETGDDLRNLLMGNDVATIFLDTAMRIKWFTPAVQALFDLIEGDTGRPIANFSQKFADGDLVEKAKAAVEKLATSEQEIRADNGRDYRLRVLPYRTRDNRIGGAVATFIDITDLKATQAETAEARDYAEAIIETVRDPLLVLGADLRLQSANPAFYKLFQTVPADAEGQLVYYLGEGRWNIPDLRRLLEEMIPAQRQINGFEVELTVPGLGSRCLLLNARRISGDARRPELILLAIEDITERKEATRHQDLLVGELSHRVKNMLTVVQSIAAQTRRHSSSPEAFDQAFQGRLQALAGANDAVIEGSWKGVKLGEVMARSMKPFGSPGQVVIEDGLDLDLNPAASVSLAMIVHELATNAVKYGALSRPEGHVRIASHLELGEPDRIVLEWVESGGPTVEKPTRRGQGTRFIEQSISYELQGDAKLTFQQSGLRARLDFPLKLASMPVDDETLPGGASA, encoded by the coding sequence GTGGCGAATAGCGACAAAGCCTCGGGCAAGCCCACTCCGGGCGGATCGCGAGCTTCTGCCTCGAAAGCTGCTCCTTCTGATCAGCCGTCCGCGAACGACCCGGCAGCGGGACATGGTGGTGGCTTTCCGGTCGTCGGCATCGGTATGTCGGCGGGTGGTCTCGAAGTCGCGACGGCCTTCTTCAGGGCGATGCCAGCGGACAGCGGGATGGCGTTCGTTCTCGTCCAGCACCTCGACCCGACCCGCAACAGCATGTTGGCCGACCTGCTCGGCCGCGAGACGACGATGCCCGTCGTGCAGGTCGAAGACGGGATGCCGGTCGAGCCCAACCGCGTTCATGTCATCGCGCCGGCGAAGACCTTGTTGATCCAAGGCGGCGTGCTGCATCTGGTCGAACCGGAGGAGCCGCGCGGTCATCGTCACCCGATCGATCGCTTCTTCACCTCTCTTGCCGAGGATCAGAAGCAAAAGGCGATCGCGATCATTCTGTCCGGTGCGGGGAGCAACGGGACCGCCGGCCTGCAGGATATCAAGCAGGCCGGCGGCATGGCCATCGCGCAAGATCCTGAAACCGCGCGGTTCGACAGCATGCCGCGCCATGCGATCGCATCCGATGCGATCGACTATGTGCTGGCGCCCGAGCGGATGCCTGAGGCGCTGATCAGCTATATTCACCACAGTCATATCGCCAATCGTAGCCCGGACGCGATCGGCGATGGTTCCTCTACTGATCTGCCCGATGTCCTGGCCTTCCTTCAGGTCGCGACCGGCCACGATTTCCGTCAGTACAAGCGCAACACGCTCGCGCGCCGCATCAGCCGTCGCATGAGCCTCGCGCGCATGGAGAAGCTGGACGACTATCTGACGTTTCTCCGTGCCGATCCCGGTGAAGTGGTGGCGCTCGGCAAGGACTTGATGATCAACGTCACCGCGCTGTTCCGCGATACGGATGCCTGGGCTGCGCTCGACGAGAATGTCATCAAGCCGCTCGTCGACAAGGCCGAGCACAATGCCATTCTCCGCGTGTGGGTGCCGGCCTGCTCTACGGGCGAGGAAGCCTACACGATCGCCATGCTACTGTCGGAGCGTGTCGAGGCATCGAAAAAAGGGCTCGGCGTCAAGATATTCGCCACGGATGCGGGCGACTATAATCTCAACGCGGCGCGCAAGGCGCTCTTTCCAGCCAGCATGGTCGAGAGCCTGTCGGCCGAGCGTCTCGCGCGCTTCTTCGACAAGGGTGCCGACGACACATACCGGATCAAGCCCGCGATCCGGGAGACAGTGCTGTTCGCGCCGCAGAACCTGTTGCAGGACCCGCCCTATTCCAAGATGGACCTGGTGAGCTGCCGCAACCTGCTGATCTATCTCGAGCCGAAAGCGCAGGAGCAAGTGCTGGCGCTGGCCCATTTCGCGCTACGCAAAGGCGGCTATCTGTTTCTCGGAAGCGCGGAGACGATCGGCGAGCGGGACTATCTCTTCCAACCGATATCAAAGCGCTGGCGCATCTATCGGCGGATCGGGCCCGCGAGGTCGGCGGCGATCGACTTCGCCAATTGGCCGAAGCGAGCCGATCTGATCGCGACGCCGGTGCCACCGCCAAAGCTGGCGGACATCGCGACCGCATCTTTGCTCTCGAATTTTGCGCCCGCGTCGGTGCTGGTCGACCGGAATTATCGGGTGCTCCATTTCCACGGAAACACCGACGAGTTTCTGGCACAGCCGTCCGGCGCGCCGACGCTGGATCTGCTGGCGCTGGCGCGTGAGGGTTTGCGGCTGACCATTCGCAGCGCGGTGCGACAGGCGCTCGAAAGCCGCGAAACCGCCGTGCTGCGTGGCAATATCAAGCGCGGCAGGAAGACGGGGTCGGTTCGCGTGACTGCCAACCGGGTCGTCAACGGCAAGGACGCCGGCGAGCTGGTCCTGGTGAGCTTCGCTTTTGACAATGACGCGGACGTTCCCGCCGTTACGGACCACGCCGACATGCCGCCCCGAGCGGCAGCGCCAGAGCGCGACATGGAGGAAGAGCTTCGCGCCGCGCGCGAGGAGATGCGCGGAACCGTGGAGCAGCTCGAGACCACGAACGAGGAGCTGACCGCCGCTAACGAAGAGATTACCAGCGTCAACGAAGAGTTGCAGGCGACCAATGAGGAGCTGGAATCCTCCAAAGAAGAGCTGCAGTCGCTCAATGAAGAGCTGGACACCGTCAATTCCCAACTCGAACGGAAAGTCATCGAGCTGGAGGAGACCGGTGACGATCTTCGCAACCTGCTGATGGGCAATGATGTCGCCACGATTTTTCTCGATACGGCGATGCGGATCAAATGGTTTACCCCTGCCGTGCAGGCGCTGTTCGATCTGATCGAAGGCGATACCGGTCGTCCTATCGCGAACTTTTCCCAGAAGTTCGCCGACGGCGATTTGGTCGAAAAGGCGAAAGCCGCAGTCGAGAAGCTGGCGACGTCAGAGCAGGAGATTCGGGCCGACAACGGCCGCGACTATCGTTTGCGCGTTCTCCCCTATCGCACCCGCGACAACCGCATCGGGGGCGCGGTAGCCACCTTCATCGACATTACGGACCTGAAGGCGACGCAGGCCGAGACTGCCGAGGCGCGCGACTATGCCGAGGCGATCATTGAAACCGTCCGCGATCCGTTGCTGGTGCTTGGCGCCGACCTTCGCCTTCAATCGGCGAACCCGGCATTCTACAAGCTGTTTCAGACTGTCCCGGCCGATGCCGAAGGGCAACTCGTCTATTATCTGGGCGAAGGCCGGTGGAATATCCCCGATCTACGCCGCCTGCTGGAGGAGATGATTCCAGCGCAGAGGCAGATCAATGGGTTTGAGGTCGAACTTACCGTACCGGGGCTCGGCAGCCGGTGCCTTTTACTTAACGCCCGCCGGATCTCCGGAGACGCCCGCAGGCCCGAGCTGATCCTGCTAGCGATCGAGGACATCACCGAGCGCAAGGAAGCAACGCGACATCAGGACCTGCTTGTCGGCGAACTGAGCCACCGCGTGAAAAACATGCTCACCGTCGTGCAGTCGATCGCCGCGCAAACCCGCCGTCACAGTTCGTCCCCGGAGGCATTCGATCAGGCGTTCCAAGGACGATTACAGGCCCTGGCTGGCGCCAACGATGCTGTGATCGAAGGAAGCTGGAAAGGCGTGAAGCTGGGCGAGGTCATGGCTCGCTCAATGAAACCCTTTGGCTCGCCCGGACAGGTCGTCATTGAGGATGGACTCGACCTTGATCTTAATCCGGCGGCGAGCGTATCGCTGGCGATGATCGTCCACGAACTTGCGACCAACGCCGTCAAATACGGCGCGCTCTCCAGGCCGGAAGGTCATGTGCGTATCGCCAGCCACCTGGAGTTGGGCGAGCCGGATCGCATTGTACTCGAATGGGTGGAGAGCGGTGGTCCAACCGTGGAGAAGCCCACCCGGCGTGGACAGGGGACGCGCTTCATCGAGCAGAGTATCAGCTATGAGCTTCAGGGCGACGCCAAGCTGACGTTCCAGCAAAGTGGGCTTCGCGCTCGTCTTGATTTCCCGCTGAAGCTGGCGTCCATGCCGGTCGACGATGAGACGCTTCCAGGCGGAGCGAGCGCCTGA
- a CDS encoding response regulator has product MADHGPLSGLRLLIVEDEYMVATHLEMLLENCGCEVVGPVATVDKALELMEAERLDGVLLDANLNGISSAPLADFLNARSVPFVVVTGYGRLELATETLSAAPRIGKPFSKAEFEKVLTSTFRR; this is encoded by the coding sequence ATGGCCGACCACGGCCCCCTCTCCGGTTTGCGGCTGCTCATCGTCGAGGATGAATATATGGTCGCGACTCATCTCGAAATGCTGCTGGAGAATTGTGGGTGCGAGGTCGTCGGGCCGGTCGCAACAGTCGATAAGGCGCTGGAGTTGATGGAAGCCGAACGACTGGACGGGGTGCTGCTCGATGCCAATCTGAACGGCATCAGCAGCGCGCCGCTTGCGGATTTTCTCAATGCGCGATCGGTGCCGTTCGTTGTGGTGACGGGCTATGGACGGCTCGAGCTTGCCACTGAAACGCTGAGCGCAGCCCCTCGCATCGGTAAGCCCTTCAGCAAAGCCGAGTTCGAAAAGGTGCTAACCTCAACCTTTCGGCGATAG
- a CDS encoding DUF6894 family protein — MLEDDAAAQIAAVAFAGETLKHSPESLWKKGQWRVEVTNQQGALLFTVITLAVDAPVPGKLPRIASPASND, encoded by the coding sequence ATGCTTGAGGATGATGCTGCCGCTCAGATCGCGGCAGTGGCGTTCGCGGGCGAGACGTTGAAGCACTCCCCGGAATCGCTTTGGAAGAAGGGGCAGTGGCGGGTTGAAGTAACCAACCAGCAAGGCGCTCTCCTCTTCACCGTGATAACCCTTGCGGTGGATGCTCCCGTCCCCGGCAAATTACCGCGGATAGCTTCACCAGCATCGAACGACTGA
- a CDS encoding sensor histidine kinase — translation MSDAERLSAYLSASTDVRYRMSADWSEMHELVGQDFLASTGGTTDRWSIDYIHPDDQPRVRAAIDEAIRSKRMFELEHRVRRADGSWGWTVSRAVPILDAAGEIKEWFGAARDVTARKEAEATLREGEQRFRMLLEGIPQLVWRAVDRGRWSWASPQWIEFTGQAEQDSHGWGWLDMVHPDDREIARAAWDRAISIGSFNVEYRLRMIADGRYRWFATRATPVRNEAGEVVEWLGTSTDVDDLRQLQKQQQILLGELQHRVRNSLAVIRSIARRTAETSDSVEQLSMHLDGRLNTFSRIQSAVTSDPTRGLDLQTIVIDELMAHVAWDGEHSLVQGPAIRLQSKAAETLALAFHELASNAVEHGALSVPQGMVRVSWRVQAGHGGQDRLIIIWDEDRPGPPLPSPSHRGFGTDLLESTLAYELDADTSIEFRRGGLLCTITLPLTPDVSSQAGGEGRPQKEVNFPHGLR, via the coding sequence ATGTCCGATGCCGAGCGGCTGAGCGCATACCTCAGTGCCTCGACGGATGTCCGTTACCGCATGAGCGCTGATTGGAGCGAGATGCATGAACTGGTCGGCCAAGACTTCCTCGCCAGCACGGGGGGGACCACCGACCGGTGGTCGATCGACTATATCCACCCGGACGATCAACCGCGTGTCCGCGCGGCAATCGACGAGGCGATCCGATCCAAGAGAATGTTCGAGCTTGAGCACCGTGTCAGGCGGGCAGATGGCAGTTGGGGATGGACGGTCTCGCGCGCGGTGCCGATTCTGGACGCGGCCGGCGAGATCAAGGAGTGGTTCGGGGCTGCAAGAGACGTCACCGCGCGCAAGGAGGCGGAGGCGACGTTACGCGAGGGTGAGCAGCGTTTCCGCATGCTGCTCGAAGGCATCCCGCAGCTCGTCTGGCGCGCCGTCGATCGTGGCCGCTGGAGTTGGGCCAGCCCGCAATGGATCGAATTCACCGGCCAGGCCGAGCAGGACAGCCACGGCTGGGGCTGGCTTGACATGGTACATCCGGACGATCGTGAGATAGCGCGTGCTGCCTGGGATCGCGCGATTTCAATCGGGAGCTTCAATGTAGAGTACCGCCTGCGGATGATCGCGGACGGGCGCTATCGCTGGTTCGCAACCCGCGCGACGCCGGTGCGCAACGAGGCCGGGGAGGTGGTCGAATGGCTCGGCACCTCGACCGATGTCGATGATCTGCGCCAGCTTCAGAAACAACAGCAAATCCTGCTTGGCGAGCTGCAGCATCGGGTGCGCAACAGCCTGGCGGTGATCCGCTCGATCGCGCGGCGAACAGCCGAGACCAGCGACAGCGTGGAACAGCTCAGCATGCATCTCGACGGTCGTTTGAATACGTTTTCGCGCATCCAGTCGGCCGTCACCAGCGACCCGACCCGAGGGCTAGATTTACAGACGATCGTCATCGACGAGTTGATGGCGCATGTCGCTTGGGACGGCGAACACAGCCTCGTTCAAGGCCCGGCGATCCGGCTGCAGTCGAAAGCCGCCGAGACGCTGGCGCTGGCGTTTCACGAACTGGCGAGTAATGCGGTTGAGCATGGCGCGCTAAGCGTTCCCCAAGGCATGGTCAGGGTATCCTGGCGCGTCCAGGCGGGACATGGCGGTCAGGATCGGCTCATCATCATCTGGGACGAGGATCGGCCCGGCCCACCGCTGCCTTCGCCGAGCCACCGCGGGTTCGGCACCGACCTTCTGGAGAGCACGCTCGCCTACGAACTCGACGCCGACACCTCCATCGAATTTCGGCGTGGCGGACTGCTTTGCACGATCACTCTGCCACTGACCCCAGACGTCTCCAGCCAAGCAGGCGGCGAAGGACGTCCTCAGAAGGAGGTTAACTTCCCTCATGGACTGCGATAA
- a CDS encoding Na+/H+ antiporter has protein sequence MHTFELLLVLVAASVALAFVAQRLRLPTAVMLVLGGIGLAFVPGIGTVEMDPELALALFLPPLLQASAYRTDWAAFRFNLRPIFLLAVGAVFFTAAAVTIVAKMLVPELPWWAVITLGAIVAPPDAVAAAAVLEQVRLPKRIVTVLEGESLINDASALVLYRFAVAAVLAGTSNFGDGVLQFFGVAIGGALAGWLVGRAAMWVFVLLQDTMLDITVSLLAGFVAYLLAEQFHASGVLAAVACGLVLGRRQHAEFTGESRLGLAAVWGFVEFLLTAIIFMLIGLQLRGIIGRLDNYDLLTLLWLGGAVSATLIIARFIWVFPAVWLPRVLSRRVREQDPLPPWSHAVVLSWAGMRGVVSLAAALALPLRFPGRDIIVFLAFCAILATLIVQGTTLGVVVRRLGLQEDDTLLPEPEMTQARAELATAALGAVQRQSDKDGPSNTGAAAELLDEYKVRAERASVAGQDLETKSGQLGAQQRMRLVAIEAARRELKEKTDQIDHDAHRELGEELDLEEQQVRRTLGDD, from the coding sequence TTGCACACATTCGAGCTTCTGCTCGTCCTCGTCGCGGCTTCGGTTGCACTGGCCTTCGTTGCCCAAAGGCTTCGTCTGCCGACGGCGGTCATGCTCGTGCTTGGTGGTATCGGGCTTGCGTTCGTTCCCGGCATAGGGACGGTAGAGATGGACCCCGAACTTGCGCTCGCGCTCTTTCTGCCGCCACTGCTTCAGGCCAGCGCCTACCGGACGGACTGGGCGGCCTTCCGCTTCAACCTGCGGCCGATCTTCCTGCTCGCCGTCGGCGCCGTCTTCTTCACGGCCGCCGCCGTCACGATCGTCGCCAAGATGCTGGTGCCCGAGCTGCCCTGGTGGGCGGTCATCACGCTGGGCGCGATCGTAGCGCCCCCCGATGCTGTCGCGGCCGCCGCCGTGCTCGAGCAGGTTCGGTTGCCCAAGCGGATCGTCACCGTTCTAGAGGGCGAAAGCCTGATCAACGACGCGTCGGCGCTGGTCCTCTACCGCTTCGCCGTGGCGGCGGTGCTCGCCGGCACGTCCAATTTCGGCGACGGTGTTCTCCAGTTCTTCGGCGTAGCAATCGGTGGTGCGCTTGCAGGTTGGCTCGTCGGGCGCGCGGCAATGTGGGTCTTCGTCCTGCTCCAAGACACGATGCTCGATATCACGGTCAGCCTCCTCGCGGGCTTTGTAGCGTATCTCCTGGCCGAGCAGTTCCATGCCTCCGGCGTTCTCGCAGCCGTGGCCTGCGGCCTCGTGCTCGGCCGCCGCCAGCATGCGGAGTTCACCGGCGAAAGCCGGCTCGGACTTGCGGCGGTATGGGGCTTCGTCGAATTCCTACTCACAGCAATCATCTTCATGCTGATTGGGCTCCAGCTCCGCGGAATCATCGGGCGCTTGGACAACTACGACCTGCTGACGCTTCTCTGGTTGGGTGGCGCTGTCTCTGCCACCCTGATCATCGCCCGCTTCATCTGGGTTTTCCCCGCGGTGTGGCTACCCCGCGTCCTGTCGCGACGGGTCCGTGAGCAGGACCCTTTGCCGCCTTGGAGCCATGCGGTCGTGCTGTCATGGGCAGGCATGCGGGGCGTGGTGAGCCTGGCAGCAGCGTTGGCGCTCCCGCTCCGTTTTCCCGGCCGCGACATCATCGTCTTTCTGGCATTCTGCGCGATCCTTGCCACGCTGATCGTGCAGGGCACAACCTTGGGCGTGGTGGTCCGCCGGCTCGGGCTTCAAGAGGATGATACCTTGCTCCCGGAGCCGGAAATGACGCAAGCTCGCGCGGAACTAGCAACCGCTGCGCTTGGCGCAGTCCAACGCCAGTCCGACAAGGATGGTCCTAGCAACACAGGTGCCGCCGCCGAACTTCTCGATGAGTACAAAGTGCGCGCCGAGCGCGCGAGCGTCGCAGGTCAGGATCTTGAGACCAAGAGCGGTCAGCTCGGGGCGCAGCAAAGGATGCGCCTCGTCGCGATCGAAGCAGCGCGCCGCGAGCTCAAGGAGAAAACGGATCAGATCGACCATGATGCGCACCGTGAACTTGGCGAGGAGTTGGACCTCGAAGAGCAGCAGGTCCGCCGCACCCTCGGCGACGATTGA
- a CDS encoding biotin/lipoyl-containing protein: MLELMQMASEIILPKIGFSMTEGEIAEWLVLDGQTVNAGEPLFLLEADKSATEVEAPASGTLRILRQPGETCPVGTVIGLIE, encoded by the coding sequence ATGCTGGAGTTGATGCAAATGGCGAGTGAGATCATACTTCCGAAGATCGGTTTCTCGATGACCGAAGGGGAAATTGCTGAATGGCTGGTCCTTGACGGACAGACGGTCAATGCCGGTGAGCCGCTGTTTCTGCTCGAGGCCGACAAGTCGGCGACAGAAGTGGAGGCTCCCGCGAGCGGCACGCTCCGCATCCTTCGACAGCCGGGCGAAACATGCCCCGTCGGAACCGTGATCGGCCTTATTGAATAG
- a CDS encoding cold-shock protein — protein sequence MITGTVKFFNIDKGYGFIAPESGGNDAFVHISAVERAGMRTLDKDQRVSYEMETDRRGKTSAVNLQAA from the coding sequence ATGATCACCGGAACCGTCAAATTCTTCAACATCGACAAGGGCTATGGCTTCATCGCGCCCGAGAGCGGCGGCAACGATGCCTTCGTCCATATCAGCGCCGTCGAGCGCGCGGGCATGCGGACGCTCGATAAGGATCAGCGCGTCTCCTACGAAATGGAGACCGACCGTCGCGGCAAGACCTCGGCAGTGAACCTGCAAGCTGCCTGA
- a CDS encoding IS3 family transposase (programmed frameshift): MKKTRFSEEQIIAVLREQEGGMKTADVCRKHGISSATLYAWKAKYGGMDVSQARKLKVLEEENGRLKRLLADAMLDNAVLKEVAGKKLVRPAAQRKAVEHARQLFGISERRACTIFGVDRTSVRYAPRHSDDGDLRSRLREIAAERRRFGYRRLGIMLAREGLVMNHKKLLRLYREENLRVRRRRGRKRAMGTRAPMTLPQGPNQRWSLDFVSDTLISGRRIRILAVVDDFTRECLALVVDTSLSGARVARELDAIIAARGVPPLMIVSDNGTELTSLAVLRWTQERPVEWHYIAPGKPQQNGYVESFNGRLHDECLNETLFVSLGHARSVLRLWRDDYNHVRPHSGVGGLTPADAAKRVVQHRPEGHHTNPGLQL, translated from the exons GTGAAGAAGACCAGGTTCAGCGAGGAGCAGATCATCGCGGTGCTGCGCGAGCAGGAGGGCGGGATGAAGACCGCCGATGTGTGTCGCAAGCACGGGATCAGCAGCGCGACGCTGTACGCGTGGAAGGCGAAGTACGGCGGCATGGACGTGTCGCAGGCGCGCAAGCTGAAGGTGCTCGAGGAGGAGAACGGCCGGCTCAAACGGCTGCTGGCTGACGCCATGCTCGACAATGCCGTGCTGAAGGAAGTCGCGG GCAAAAAATTGGTGAGGCCTGCCGCTCAGCGGAAGGCTGTCGAGCATGCTCGGCAGCTGTTCGGCATCAGCGAGCGTCGGGCGTGTACCATCTTCGGCGTAGATCGAACGTCGGTGCGCTACGCGCCCCGGCATAGTGATGATGGCGACCTGCGGTCGCGGCTGCGTGAGATCGCGGCGGAACGTCGGCGCTTCGGCTACCGGCGACTGGGGATCATGCTGGCCCGCGAGGGGCTGGTCATGAACCACAAGAAGCTGCTGCGGCTGTACCGCGAGGAGAACCTGCGGGTCAGGCGCCGTCGCGGACGGAAGCGAGCGATGGGCACCCGAGCACCCATGACGCTGCCACAGGGACCGAACCAGCGCTGGAGCCTCGACTTCGTTAGCGACACGCTGATCAGCGGCCGGCGCATCCGTATCCTGGCGGTAGTCGACGACTTCACGCGGGAATGCCTGGCGCTGGTGGTCGACACCTCGCTGTCAGGCGCACGCGTCGCTCGAGAGCTCGACGCCATCATCGCTGCCAGGGGCGTACCGCCGCTGATGATCGTCAGCGACAATGGCACCGAGCTGACCAGTCTGGCGGTCCTGAGATGGACGCAGGAACGACCGGTCGAGTGGCACTACATTGCACCCGGCAAGCCGCAGCAGAACGGCTACGTCGAGAGCTTCAACGGCCGACTGCATGACGAATGCCTCAACGAGACGCTGTTCGTGTCGCTCGGCCATGCCCGCTCGGTACTGCGGCTCTGGCGCGACGACTACAACCATGTGCGGCCGCATAGCGGTGTTGGCGGGCTGACGCCCGCCGATGCTGCCAAGCGGGTTGTGCAACACCGCCCCGAGGGGCACCATACCAACCCCGGACTCCAGTTATGA
- a CDS encoding Crp/Fnr family transcriptional regulator, translating to MENPLLRKLERFTKLSADDREALDRLASQRIRRRRHREDMIHEGDKPDHVNPILEGWACRYKMLADGRRQILAFLVPGDLCDLHVYILREMDHSIGTITPVKHAEITLEDFDRAIDGRHRVMQALWWDTLVTAAVQREWTTDIGQRSAIERIAHLLLELFYRLESVGLTNGNACELPLTQAEIAEAMGMTPVHANRVLQELRGMGVIELSSKRLVIPDRAALGRIAHFNPNYLHLQRDGSHLDAND from the coding sequence ATGGAAAACCCGCTGCTCCGCAAGCTGGAACGGTTCACCAAGCTGTCGGCGGACGATCGCGAAGCGCTCGACAGGCTGGCGAGCCAACGTATCCGGCGTCGTCGCCATCGCGAGGACATGATCCACGAGGGCGACAAGCCGGATCACGTTAACCCCATCCTGGAGGGGTGGGCGTGCCGCTACAAAATGTTGGCGGACGGACGCCGCCAGATCCTCGCCTTCCTGGTACCGGGCGACCTCTGTGACCTCCACGTCTATATTCTGCGCGAGATGGACCATTCAATCGGCACTATCACCCCGGTAAAGCACGCCGAGATCACGCTCGAGGACTTCGATCGGGCGATCGACGGGCGGCATCGCGTCATGCAGGCCCTGTGGTGGGACACCCTCGTTACGGCCGCTGTCCAGCGCGAATGGACCACCGATATCGGCCAGCGCAGCGCGATCGAACGGATCGCCCATCTCCTGCTGGAGTTGTTCTACCGGCTTGAATCGGTCGGGCTGACGAACGGCAATGCTTGCGAGCTGCCACTGACCCAAGCCGAGATCGCGGAGGCGATGGGCATGACGCCGGTGCATGCCAATCGCGTCCTTCAGGAGCTGCGAGGCATGGGCGTGATCGAGCTGAGCAGCAAGCGACTGGTCATCCCCGACCGAGCGGCGTTGGGACGAATCGCGCACTTCAACCCCAATTATCTGCACCTCCAGCGTGACGGCAGTCATCTCGATGCCAACGATTGA